AAGAACAAGGTCTTGTTAATTCGAAATTACTCAAAACCGAAGGATGTAAAATACCCAAAGAACCAATGACTATATCCCTTGACCATGAATTTGTTTCTTCCGATCCTGAAGGTAAAACAGATTTTAAGCCTGATGCAAGTGTTGATAAAGGTCCTTCAGAAGAAGTCGATGTTGATGGTGTAGGTTCTGAAGGTGTAACATTTGGTTTAGATCTATAATAAACGTGCGCGGCTCTACCTTGCAAATAAGTTGGATCTATtcatattaaaaaaataaatcagcttttttTATCCATACATGAATCGATTTAACTAACCTTCAGCACTGGCAATATAGTAACCATATTTTCCTTcactttctttcttctctaaAAATGGAACTCCAAGAATTTGCATAATTCGATCAAGTAATCCATGAGCAATTTCAAAACCTGCTTTCTTATCCATGTAAACCGCACATAATCTTCTATAATTTTTAGCTTGTCTCTCAGATTTAGAATCTTGTATAGCAACATCTGAACATTCGAAGATCTTTAAAGGTAATGGGAGAGCTTTATTTTCTCTTACTGTCTTTAACATTCCTGGTAATAACGAAGTTCTGACAACTTGATATTCTAATGATTTTGGATTAGCCAACTGAACAGCATAATTTCCTGGATCAGATCGATTGAGCcatttaaaattttcatcatgCGAACATAAGATCAAAGGTAAGGCTTCTATCCAACCTGCCATTGCACATTCCTTCCTTATCAAATCTCCTAACCTGTTAACGGGGAAAGCTTTGGCGACTGTATTGGTAGTAGGCATTGATTGTGGCAAGTTGTTAAATCCATAAGCAATAGCTGCATCTTCCATAATATCGCATTCGTGCAGAATATCTGGTCTTGTAGGTGGTACTTGAACATCAAGGGCGTCTGCGTCGGTTGTAGAAGGGGTAGCTGTCAATGACATCTTGGTAAGAAGTGTGCAGATTTCTTCTCGAGATAAAGTGAGACCAGTAGCAGCATTGATGTAGGAAGAAGAGGCTGTTGTTGATCGGGGTGCAAGAGGAGGTGAAAGGTGAGATGACCCATCGGgcatgatgattttgacGGGTTCAATGCTAAGTAGGTAAGATAATATTTTTAGCACAAATCGTGATCATGCAGGTGGGACACTCACGTGAAGGGGATATCGGTGTACTCTGCGAACATGGTGGAAATCATATTGATGACAATGTCGCTATAACAAATACGGTTAGCTATTCGTTGCAGGGTTATACGCATACATGAGCTCACAGCTTGGTCTTGTCGGTAGCAGTAGTGTCAACAAAGATGTTTTTCGTCTTTCCAGCTACGATTTTGGAATCTGAATCAGACGATCCAAAGTCAGTATTTAAGTTGCAAGTCTTTCGCGGAATTAGCCTCACGTTGAGAGTTGATGATAGGTGGCATCGACAGCACCCTGTCCTTGCTATCGTAGATGACAGGGTATGCCGGGGCGTCTCTAATGATATTGAGGTATCTTCCAAGATGCCTGTCTGTCTGAAAACCATCGAGAAACAAAGGTTCAGCTTCTGTCCCGTTTTTGTATGTAATTCCTGTCCAATCCGGAAGTTCAAGTCAAATAAAGCttaaactcacttcataGACGCTCATCAATTGCTCAGCGGTGTACTCTTCGTCCTTATTCAATGGAgcaaatttgatttccttAGGATCTTTACAGATGTATCTAAAAGGTCCTTCCAAAGTGTCTAAATCATGAGTACCAATAGCAACGAATTTACGTTGTCTACACAAATTTTGATGTAATTTATCTTGAAGGTCAATGAAAGAATCATATTCTAATTGATTCATTGGTCTAGCTAAACGAAGAATAGCTGAAGCGAAGTAAGGTCGAAGAGGGGAAGTCTATCAAAAGTCATTTGAGTTGGTATATCAGTTACATACTTCACAGAGTCCAAAATCATGGGAACAAGAGGATCTAACAGCTTGTGATGAATACTCACAGAAGCTTCAACATGAActttttgtaatttctcTGGAACACTTAAAGTGAATTTTGgtgcttcttctttttgtaaAAAGACTCTTAAACTTCTAGCTAAACCTTCTAAGCAAAGTAAATCATATCGATTTGCAGGAATTTCAATCTTTAATTGAGGTGCAGGTGTAGGTAATCCTTTTGCTCGAGCCTCTTCTACATCTTTTGTAGTCTAACATGAAAGATGTCAATATTCTAGCGATATATGTGTGAtattcgatgatgatggatatAACTGAAGTGTACACTCACATCTTCGTCCAACTCAATACCGAAATCAAAAcataattcatcaaattcatgaGTTGTATATTCTCTCTCTAATCGTTTGTAAAGTTCTGCTTTGTCTACGGCTATAGTAGGCTGGATGAAAAGAGACTATGAGCtacttttcattttaaaaTTCGGTATATATGTAAGCTTACCATTTTGTCAATCTATACTGTAGATGAAATGTGTGATAAATGTTGATTCAAAAATACGATGAGATGAATCATATTATAGCTTGAAATGCAacttttgacttttgacTTTTGCTTCAACGAGTCAGTTGAAACCTCCATcaacggaatcaaatttactaTAAATTGTTATCTTCCTTTGAATCTGGTCTACCTATCTTATCTGTTCTTGCATTCATCTGGTGTATATGGCTCAGATTGCAGTATGTACAGTCGCAGCATGTATACGAAGAGAATCACATCATGATTAGAAAcgaaaattgaaagagaaaatgcATGATATATATTATCAACACATTTTTGGTTCATGTCGAATTCCATTCTAGTCAAACAAACATgtaatgaatttttagatcatccttcatctaatttaatGCGACTTCCATCTACACATACAAGTCATCTAGGCCTTTACTCCTTGATCTTGTATCCAACAAGGTTTCTTCGTCCTACGATTTCACCCAATTTGAAGATACCGTAGGCCTCGAGAGCCTATTTATATGTTTTCCAATGGATTTCGTTCATTTAGAATTGCGTCGAAAACAAAGGCATAGGCAAAGGCGAGAAAAAGAGCATAATTTGTATTCAGCGGTATATTCTACCTcttataatcaaattcaactcacAGCAACACCCAAACCAGCCCAAGCACCAGTTTTCAACAAATCTCTCCAATATCCACCATTCGTAGCTTTCGAGTAAATTTGAGAGTACGCTCGTGCCCAAGTTGCACTATCTAATGGTGGTGATAATTTTTCGGCTTGCCATACTTGCTTAGCTACTGAAGCTACAACTTTTGAGTTATAAACGAGGGGTTCTCTGTAACCTATTAAACCAATCCATTATGTCAAGATTATTATTCTGTCCATACAGTTCAATTACTTGGAATATACAACTTACCACCTAAAGCAGAACCAACTCTTTCACCTAAAGGACCGGCAACTTTTTTGACGGTAGCAGCAGTTTGATTATAAGCTTTTGTAGCTGCTTCTACACCTTTTTGAACATTTGGATTATTTAagggagaagaagatgaagatgaagaagatgaagaagtagaattGAATCGTCGACCTGCGGATCGGGTGGCTCGGAATACTTGAGGTCTCATCTTGATGATGTTTTACTTGTGTCTTGTGCTATACTAAATATCTTCCACTAATGATGTTTCTCAATGTTAAAAGTCAAGCAGGATAGAACCGGAACGCGGTGAGGATGAGGAATAGCTATAAGTAAGTAGAGGCGGAGTTAACCGGTATTTGATTAAATGTGGCACTTGCCCCATTCCCATTATATTAATGTTGCATTGCTGGAAAGGGGATCATAAAGTCCATTTCCCTGAAGATGAGCTTACGAGGTTTGATACCCCGGTCAATGGCGTCTTGATTCTacatcttctacatcttTCCGTATAACTTTctgtattttcatttcaatctttcccatttatatatattttctGTGAAATCAAAACAGCATTTCGCAAAACCAGCCACGATGAACAACCCAGCTGTAACTAATTTGGTAATCTCCCTTGGTGCCATGCAATGTAAGCTTACAGTTGCTCTACAAGCGGTGGGTTAAGAGCTGATCGTTTGACCGCATTTGTTATCACAGTGGCTCGAAAAATACCAATGGAAGATCCCGTGACTGTGAACTATCTTCGTATCGGATACGTAGCCAGTCAAGTCCTATCGTTGGCTGTTTACTACTACATCACTCTCAAGGTGAGCTACATGTTGTATTTCTACGAACAGTGGAGAACAAGTAGCTTACAATTGTAATTTGGTAGATCAGAAAGAGAAATGACTTGACAGTTCTGAAATACGTCAATCCTGCTGCTCCTATGGTACGTCAGCTAATTCTGCGTTGTGTTTATACGATTAAAATTGACATTCATCCTATGTAGAACCCAGATGCCAAGCCTGAGCTAGTTCAAACTACCGTCAAAGATTATGATCTTGCAGAAGTTGGAAAAGCCATCAAGAGTTTGTTCGTCGTGAGTCAGCTGTTCACAGTACGTTTCCTTCGtaatcagctgatatgaTGGATCTTTTCAGTCACTCGCTTTCATGGCTTTCCTCGTgagttgaaattcaaatatctATCCCTCCAATTCATCACATGAATGTCAAGCTAATTAATGATGAAACTTTAAATAGCACGGATACCTTAAATACACTCAACCACTTTTTATCCAAGGATTAATGGGTATAAAATCAACTCTTGAATCAAATCCAGCTAAACTTCATTTATGGGGTAAAAAAGCTGAAGGTGATCTTTCAAGACCTTTTAAAACTGGTGGTGGTTTATTAGAATCTTTAACTGGTGCTGCATCTGGTCCTCAAACTGATGCTGCTTCTATCAAAGCAGCTGAAAAAGTTGGTGGCAAATCCGACTAAAAGATCATAAACTAAATGAGGGTTCAGGTGGACCAAAAAAGTGGGATTGGGAATATAGTGTACAATGAGGAATGTTACAGAAGATCCAACAAATCTTTTTGTTAATAATAAAATCCAGTATACAGAACAAGTATCTTTAGATAGATGTTTAGTCGGACAAATGTAGATGCATAATATATCATCTAAATGCATTACTATCATCTCGCTCAGTCAAGATCATAAACCTCAAGTTGCTCTATTTCAAGTTCAACAGACTTTCTTATAAGATGATGCATATGCAATCTACTTCCGATGCCTATGCTTCTAAAAGCACTATTAAGTAGTTATAGTATAATGTCaagaaataattcaaatcacGTCCTTCGCGACTTTGAATTATCTAAAAAGCATATGGGACTAACCTATACTGGCTAATATCTGAACAAATTTAATGGTTTATTCATTAACAATTTCGCTAAtgttttgataataaaaatacaactaattatcaaataaattttaCCCCCTCTATTGATAACCTTGTCCTGCTTGATTCTGATTatgattctgattttgattttgattatgatttaGAACATCTCTTAATCCACCacttattcttcttccagaTGTACCAAAATAAGGTCTTTCAGAAGTATAAGAACTATTACTTAAACCTCTAGGTCTATTATAAGGTGTTGTAGTTCCTGATAAACTTTGATTCATAattggtggtggtgaaaAAGTAGTAGATCCTGAAGGaggtgaaaaaggtgaaggagaattTATAGAAGTTTGAGAAAAGGTTCTTTGtggatgttgatgttgatgttgatttgatattgttgaatCTGTTGGTGTTGGAGAAGAAACTGATGAACGAGTTTGACCTTGAGAAGCTTCTTTAAGTAAAAACTCAACAAATAGATTGGAGAATGACtataaattgaataagAGAAATAGGGGTAGGAAAAGTGATACGATTATTTAGCATTTCTATGCATTATGATTAATATCTGAAGTAAAAACAACACTCACTTCGTTCATTGCTgcctcttcttcagccgtcctttctttttctttcccacttcctcttctacctTTACTCTCGACATTCAAACTCGTACCTCCTTTACGTTGCAACCCTGCTTTCTCGCGTTCGTTATCGTCCCACGATAATATCGTCGATAATAATGACAACATCTCAAATCGTTTCGTGTCGCCTCGTGATGTCGTCAAAAAGGATAGTAATATATTCGTGACCAAACGACTTTTCGGGAAAAGATAGTATTAGCTCGTGTCTCATTTTATATAGTCGACAATAGCGAAGATAATGATGGTGATTCAGGTATACCTCTGTGAGAGAAACCAAATACTCACCGATCAACATTATTATCAGATGAATTCTTCCGTAACCTCCTCAATGCTTCAGTGAGATGTTCGTTATTTACCACGGCTATAATACGTAGTATAAATCAGTATATATTCATTACACATCACAGTTTCGTTCGCCATGCAGTCGCTTCACATCTGACCAATCTTACACCTCTAGAACTTTCTCTCCTTATTCTGTTGTTTATGTTTATGAGATAAAAGCAATAACTCACCATCATGTCGCAATTTCCCTATCAAAATGTTTTTCTCTCTAATCTCCCTTTCTAATGATCCAACTTTCCCAGCATTAGATGATACTTCAGATAACTTTGTTTCTGCATTCGCACAACGTAATTTATATTCTGATAATGAAGTTGCAGCTAGACGTAATTGAGTTTCTAATTCCGAAGTAGCTTGACGAAGTTCTGAATCTTTAGCTATGTAAACAAAAGATAATCAGCAAATGCCTATGCTTATTAAGTTTCTCATATATTCAAAGCAGGaggatttgaattaaattttaacTTACCAATTTGAAATTCACTTAAAACTTCTtgtaaattaattgaacgttgtttttcatcttcgaaatcaaattggattttttcaaaatttaattgttgatcttctaatcttctttcaattttgaaaaaatcattttctaataaatctttttttgatctttcattacctaattcaatttctaattcttctttttcaattctaattctttcaatttcacctcttaattctctcatttcttttgttaaatttaaaacatctgaagaagaattatcagaTTGTGAACgtaatttatttaatttatttgataaatcaaaagattcttctgatgaattttttaattcattttttaaattattaattaattcttgtaatgaattattttcatttgataaattattaattgtattttctcttctatctaattcttcctatatatatataaaaaaaaaacatctcaaattcattaatcagcttattccaaaatctctttttttttttgttttttcaaCAGATTAatctaattcaaaagattaaCTTACagcatcttctttcaatttatctCCTAAAGTATTTCTCATAGCAgttaatttacctaataaaCCTCTATATTGACCTGATaacttttcattttcttgaCGAGTAGTTTTTAATTCCTGTTCTAGCTGAG
The sequence above is a segment of the Kwoniella pini CBS 10737 chromosome 3, complete sequence genome. Coding sequences within it:
- a CDS encoding phenylalanine-tRNA ligase, beta subunit → MPTIAVDKAELYKRLEREYTTHEFDELCFDFGIELDEDTTKDVEEARAKGLPTPAPQLKIEIPANRYDLLCLEGLARSLRVFLQKEEAPKFTLSVPEKLQKVHVEASTSPLRPYFASAILRLARPMNQLEYDSFIDLQDKLHQNLCRQRKFVAIGTHDLDTLEGPFRYICKDPKEIKFAPLNKDEEYTAEQLMSVYETDRHLGRYLNIIRDAPAYPVIYDSKDRVLSMPPIINSQHSKIVAGKTKNIFVDTTATDKTKLDIVINMISTMFAEYTDIPFTIEPVKIIMPDGSSHLSPPLAPRSTTASSSYINAATGLTLSREEICTLLTKMSLTATPSTTDADALDVQVPPTRPDILHECDIMEDAAIAYGFNNLPQSMPTTNTVAKAFPVNRLGDLIRKECAMAGWIEALPLILCSHDENFKWLNRSDPGNYAVQLANPKSLEYQVVRTSLLPGMLKTVRENKALPLPLKIFECSDVAIQDSKSERQAKNYRRLCAVYMDKKAGFEIAHGLLDRIMQILGVPFLEKKESEGKYGYYIASAEDPTYLQGRAAHVYYRSKPNVTPSEPTPSTSTSSEGPLSTLASGLKSVLPSGSEETNSWSRDIVIGSLGILHPSVLSNFELTRPCSSLEIDVEPLL